The genomic DNA AAGGACTACTACAGGCAATCGTGTCTTTGGTGCTCTTAAGGTATGGATCGGTATATTATGAAACATTAACTATAATTGTACATGATCCATCTTTTTTTCACAGTAATGTTACATTACTTGATACAGAATATCTGTATCTACGTACCCTTTTTTATCCGTACTATAATATTGTATTATTTACAATGTTCGCAAATACTACTGAAATACGATAATCTTTCTTGTTGTTCCCACAAGTTATGTTGTGTATAAATTTGATTCAATGGTTTCAATTATGGGTATACTTTTTTCATTTTACCCCACTTTTTTGTAGTTAAATATTACTGTCTTGGATGGAGTCGTCCTAGCTCCTAGTCACTATATGCTTGTATGTACTAAATGCCAGCATGTAATATTGAGTGTGACTTGGGTCTCAATTAGAAAGTGTATGTCTGGTGTACAAATAATATGGTATTGGTTAGCATGTAATTGCTTGTGTTTGTGCATATATACTAGAACTTATTCTGTTGTTAATTGTAGGGTGCTTTGGATGGTGGCCTTGACATTCCTCACAGTGAAAAACGATTTGCTGGCTACTCAAAGGATTCTAAACAGCTTGATGCTGAGGTTCACCACAAGTATATCTATGGTGGCCATGTTGCTGCATACATGAGGGTGAGGATCATTCATTCTGATCGATTCTAATCGTACTTGCACTATTGTTAGTGACTATATCTTGTTAATTTTCCTTGCAGACACTGATTGAAGATGAGCCCGAGAAATATCAAACTCACTTCTCATTATATGCTAAGAAAGGAATTGACGCAGATAATATTGATGAGCTATACAAGAAAGTTCATGCAGCGATCCGTGCAGATCCAACAGTTAAGAAGTCGGAGAAACAGCAACCCAAGGAGCACAAGAGGTATGCGAGCTAATAAGCTGTTCAAAGCATTATTCATAATAGTTACTTTTCAGTATTATTCTTTGTTTCTTGTTGACTTGTTAATAATTCTAATCTTTCagcaaatttttataatttttcctAGACAGCTTGCTTGAAAAATCCTAGTTTCAATGagctaaaaaataaaataatCCCTAGTTTATTCTCATATCGTCTTTCCAGTGTCCTGGTTTCTAGTTTCTAGTTTCTTGCCCTTGATAATAGTATTGCACGTTGCATACAGAGTTGCGGTTGTGTAGTGGGATTTTGCTACATATGACTTGATTTTTATTAATGACTATGTGAATGTATGGTGCAGGTACAACTTGAAGAAACTCACATATGATGAAAGGAAGAACAAGTTGATTGAGCGCTTGAATGCCCTTAATAACGCAGCAGGAGCTGACGACGATGAAGAGGATGATGATTAGATATATCTTTGCATGTTTGAAATATCTTCTCCATCTACCCCAGTAGTTCAGTACCATTTTGTTTTTTTTCAGTCCCCTGAATTTTGCACATTAAGTAATGTTGAGGTTACAAGGATTATGGACCTTGATGGGTATTATGAAACTCATCTTTCATTCCAAACAAGCAAAAAGTTATATGCTGctaaaatcaatatttttttgGGTTATGTTTATTACTCTTGTTTGTTGGTTTTTAATTATTGATATCAATCAAGAAGTGTTTCTGGGTAAATGGTGATTTAAATGTTTGTCCATCTTATAGGtgtatatgtaattttttttatgataTTGGAAGTATATACTGCTACATTCATGTTTTTTTGTTGCTAATGTAGCATTTTTCCTTCTTCCTTTGGTTTTAAACATGATTTCATTATTTACTTTCCTTTCTCATTAAAATTCAAATATTaaaattcaaatattattattttaataataagatACAAATATAAGACAAGTTGAAAGTTCACATTTTTTAACAATATGTTACAAAAAAAAGTTCACTAGCAATTTAAAACAAATCattaaaaataatgaaattttCGTAAATTTGCAACAAAAAAATCTGGGGGAAAATGATTACCAACCTCACATTTTTTTAGCTTGATAATTGAAGGAGCTTATTACACATTACATGTATTATTACTACACGAACATACATCAGAgtcatatatacatacaagtacaACATATTCCCAGGTTGTAATAATAGTAGTTTAATTAATAGAAAAATGGCAGCTGCTGCTCCGGTGGTGGAAGGGGTAGCTGTGAAGGCTCTGCAATCAGTGTTACATCGTGTACGTCAGGCTGCAGAGAGATCTGGGCGTAGTGGTAATGATGTTCGAGTTGTGGCTGTTGGTAAAACTAAACCTATCTCTCTCATTCGCCAGCTTTATGACGCTGGTCATCGCTGTTTTGGTGAAAATTACGTCCAGGAATTTATTGATAAAGCTCCtcaggtctctctctctctctcgctctctctctttctaatctctctctctctctctctccctccctctcaTTCTAATcctaatctctctctctctctaatttTAATAACAACCACTCTCCcattttaattctaatttttaattgatt from Apium graveolens cultivar Ventura chromosome 5, ASM990537v1, whole genome shotgun sequence includes the following:
- the LOC141659551 gene encoding large ribosomal subunit protein uL18-like encodes the protein MVFVKANKPRAYFKRFQVKFKRRREGKTDYRARIRLINQDKNKYNTPKYRFVVRFTNKDITAQIISATIAGDMVLAAAYSHELPRYGLEVGLTNYAAAYCTGLLLARRVLKKLEMDDEYEGNVEATGEDYSVEPAESRRPFRALLDVGLLRTTTGNRVFGALKGALDGGLDIPHSEKRFAGYSKDSKQLDAEVHHKYIYGGHVAAYMRTLIEDEPEKYQTHFSLYAKKGIDADNIDELYKKVHAAIRADPTVKKSEKQQPKEHKRYNLKKLTYDERKNKLIERLNALNNAAGADDDEEDDD